Proteins encoded together in one Candidatus Neomarinimicrobiota bacterium window:
- a CDS encoding SpoIID/LytB domain-containing protein: protein MLEPGVIPQKEPRLRVGIVLPEDDQQEIQIEFPSDGSYIMEVDGALADPRPGAQLVLRVAEKGIQIQDSPFVKAEKIVFKHVSGDHGLGVHPVITGRSFHWKKYIMVHLPDKVEITRYKDSLLVVNELDLETYLMCVATSEMGSECPTALIEAQTIVARSWMLANVEQKHISLGVDVCNDDCCQRYQGMNNLTDHSREGANQTRGKVLLYDGKMVDARYSKSCGGVMERFENLWFGDPLPYMKNLKDMPETENAPDLTVEENAREWILGNPEAFCSEAYIPQKDLKKYLGSVDEESRYFRWHVTMTNKELTVNINDKLGLHIKAVKDIYPIQRGGSGRMILMGIRVLNERGEEEELKIKSDYEARRILHKKFLYSSAIVVEKKKIRKDIPGEFLLYGAGWGHGAGMCQIGALGMALAGYSAEEILKHYYPGVELKSIYS, encoded by the coding sequence ATGTTAGAACCTGGTGTGATACCTCAAAAAGAGCCCCGGCTACGCGTGGGAATTGTGTTGCCGGAAGATGACCAACAGGAAATTCAGATAGAATTTCCCTCGGATGGCAGTTATATCATGGAAGTGGACGGCGCTCTGGCAGATCCCCGGCCGGGAGCACAGTTGGTTCTCAGGGTGGCCGAAAAAGGGATCCAGATTCAGGATTCCCCCTTTGTAAAAGCGGAAAAAATTGTTTTCAAACATGTCAGCGGAGATCATGGCCTGGGTGTTCATCCGGTGATTACCGGCCGGAGTTTTCACTGGAAAAAATACATCATGGTTCACCTTCCTGATAAGGTGGAAATCACTCGTTATAAAGACTCACTACTTGTCGTGAACGAGCTGGATTTGGAGACATACCTCATGTGTGTGGCCACATCGGAAATGGGTTCTGAATGTCCCACGGCACTGATAGAAGCTCAGACCATTGTCGCCCGAAGCTGGATGCTGGCCAATGTGGAGCAAAAGCATATCAGTCTGGGTGTTGATGTGTGCAATGATGATTGCTGTCAGCGGTATCAGGGAATGAACAACCTGACGGATCATTCCCGGGAAGGAGCCAATCAAACCCGTGGGAAAGTGCTTCTCTACGACGGGAAGATGGTCGATGCCCGCTATTCCAAATCCTGTGGCGGTGTGATGGAGCGATTTGAAAACCTCTGGTTCGGTGATCCCCTGCCCTATATGAAAAATCTGAAGGATATGCCGGAGACAGAGAATGCCCCGGACCTTACGGTAGAGGAAAATGCCCGGGAGTGGATTCTTGGAAATCCTGAAGCCTTCTGCAGCGAAGCTTATATCCCCCAAAAGGATTTAAAAAAATATCTGGGCAGCGTGGATGAGGAAAGTCGTTATTTCCGGTGGCATGTCACAATGACCAATAAAGAACTGACGGTTAATATCAATGATAAGTTGGGATTACACATCAAAGCGGTAAAAGATATTTATCCAATTCAGCGGGGCGGATCCGGGCGGATGATTCTGATGGGCATCCGGGTTTTGAATGAAAGGGGAGAAGAGGAAGAGTTGAAAATAAAATCGGATTATGAAGCCCGTCGCATTCTCCATAAAAAGTTTCTGTACAGCTCTGCCATCGTGGTGGAAAAAAAGAAAATCCGCAAGGATATCCCCGGAGAATTTCTCCTGTACGGAGCCGGTTGGGGTCACGGCGCAGGCATGTGCCAGATCGGAGCCCTGGGCATGGCCCTTGCAGGATATTCTGCCGAGGAAATACTGAAACACTACTATCCCGGTGTTGAGCTGAAATCCATCTATTCTTAA
- the sppA gene encoding signal peptide peptidase SppA, translated as MKRFILLISMIPVFLWAQFPRLNNPAMGESFLQYRGSNPAVSGLSKGSELHLFFQQPPGNDLYGGAVFSLGGVSIAGQYDSSLTWNYGLGVPLLRHVWLGAGYSTADERLSAGLLFRPFPYLSLGAVLHNLSGPDDLTAGLALRPFNNRLTFGYTYLTSMDEHFRLRDHHAVYTADMEVRDGLHVGLSYDDLLKTTQVSLGITFTHQSLALWKDKDLTTVSAGFHTRYMRKISSARPVVYLRLSGSYIRETVPGMSNTTDMNDLLAALRAFKEDTSVECFYLDIRSFTMGLSELMELQHTLTELRDSGKRIYVYSTNGSLATWYLSAPAEKRMAYPMGEYRIKGLSSSNLYLREILDSLGIAVEIQRIGKYKSGPEPFLKTEMSESGKEALKDYLDDIMDEIITGIAQGSGLSLKTVDSLIRSGPYLIQEAKDMELIHKLIYPDEIKEAIAGYEGVKQIEYRSLWTYSPTRGWPYSWKPNRAFSPIAVIYASGTIMDGRSRYSPFSGEFTMGDQTICDRLKAARKDPKVKAIVFRVDSPGGSILASDKIHREISRIINPPDKEKAKPFIVSMGTLAASGGYYISVPADKIFAEANTLTGSIGIYGGSFTFEKFLREKLHVHPDSLQLYPNSHFGNPLFSMTEAERAWQYKTLKSGYDRFVNHVSKGRNMSYAQVDSIGRGRIWTGQDALSLGLVDTLGTLTEAIRYAAALAHVNPQYTNTDPYPRKGYGMQRLSLGNKIFVKTLEKHPALQKAVSDVERELIWKENDTMIILPWKVPKVEFR; from the coding sequence ATGAAACGGTTCATACTATTGATATCAATGATCCCTGTTTTTTTGTGGGCTCAATTTCCGCGATTAAATAATCCCGCCATGGGAGAATCCTTTCTTCAGTACCGCGGCTCCAATCCGGCTGTTTCTGGTCTTTCCAAAGGATCAGAGCTGCATCTGTTTTTTCAACAACCTCCGGGGAATGATCTTTACGGAGGTGCTGTTTTTTCCCTGGGGGGAGTCTCCATCGCCGGACAATACGACAGCTCACTAACCTGGAATTACGGACTCGGGGTTCCCCTGCTCAGGCATGTATGGCTTGGTGCTGGTTATTCCACGGCGGATGAACGTCTTTCAGCCGGCCTGTTGTTTCGCCCCTTCCCCTACCTCTCTCTGGGGGCCGTTCTCCACAACCTGTCGGGACCGGATGACCTCACTGCCGGCCTGGCGTTACGGCCTTTTAACAACCGATTGACCTTTGGGTATACCTACCTGACAAGCATGGATGAACATTTCCGGCTTCGGGATCATCACGCTGTATATACCGCCGATATGGAGGTCCGGGACGGCTTGCATGTGGGGCTTTCTTACGATGATCTCCTAAAAACGACCCAGGTTTCCCTGGGAATTACTTTCACACATCAATCTCTGGCTTTATGGAAAGATAAAGATCTGACTACGGTATCTGCCGGTTTTCATACACGGTATATGCGAAAAATTAGCAGTGCCCGGCCAGTGGTGTATTTACGCTTATCAGGTTCGTATATCCGTGAAACAGTCCCGGGAATGAGCAACACGACGGATATGAATGATCTTCTGGCTGCTCTTCGGGCGTTTAAAGAAGATACGTCTGTTGAATGTTTTTACCTGGACATCCGGTCATTCACCATGGGGCTTTCAGAGCTTATGGAGCTTCAGCATACCCTGACTGAATTGCGGGACTCGGGAAAACGTATCTATGTATACAGCACCAACGGCAGTCTGGCCACATGGTACCTGTCTGCACCGGCGGAAAAACGGATGGCATATCCCATGGGGGAATATCGGATTAAAGGATTGTCATCAAGCAACCTTTATTTGCGTGAAATACTGGATTCTCTGGGCATTGCCGTAGAAATTCAGCGTATCGGAAAATACAAATCCGGGCCGGAACCGTTTCTTAAAACCGAAATGTCTGAATCCGGCAAAGAGGCTTTGAAAGATTATCTTGACGACATTATGGATGAAATCATCACAGGTATTGCACAAGGGAGCGGCCTGAGTTTAAAAACTGTGGATTCTTTAATTCGGAGCGGCCCCTATCTGATTCAGGAAGCAAAGGACATGGAGCTTATTCATAAACTGATTTATCCCGATGAAATCAAAGAAGCCATTGCCGGTTATGAAGGTGTAAAACAGATCGAATACCGGAGTCTATGGACTTACAGTCCAACCCGTGGATGGCCCTATAGCTGGAAACCGAACCGGGCATTCTCACCGATAGCCGTCATTTATGCCAGTGGAACCATCATGGACGGCCGGAGCCGGTATTCTCCTTTTTCAGGAGAATTCACCATGGGGGATCAAACCATCTGTGACCGCTTAAAAGCCGCCCGGAAAGATCCAAAGGTAAAAGCCATTGTCTTCAGGGTCGATTCCCCCGGAGGCAGCATCCTGGCCAGTGACAAAATCCACCGGGAAATTTCACGGATAATCAATCCTCCAGACAAAGAGAAAGCCAAGCCTTTTATTGTTTCCATGGGGACCCTGGCCGCGTCGGGCGGGTATTATATTTCGGTTCCTGCCGATAAAATTTTTGCCGAAGCAAATACTCTAACCGGTTCCATTGGGATTTACGGCGGTTCTTTTACGTTTGAAAAATTCCTCCGGGAAAAGCTCCATGTCCATCCCGATTCACTTCAGCTTTATCCCAACAGCCACTTTGGGAATCCTCTTTTTTCAATGACCGAAGCCGAACGGGCCTGGCAGTATAAAACTCTGAAAAGCGGATACGATCGTTTCGTAAACCATGTTTCAAAGGGACGGAATATGAGCTATGCTCAGGTGGACAGTATAGGACGGGGAAGAATCTGGACGGGACAGGACGCTTTATCACTGGGATTGGTTGATACACTGGGAACACTGACGGAAGCCATTCGCTATGCTGCAGCTCTTGCTCATGTAAACCCGCAATATACCAACACGGATCCCTATCCCCGAAAAGGATACGGCATGCAAAGACTGTCCCTGGGAAATAAAATATTCGTGAAAACCCTGGAAAAACATCCGGCGCTCCAAAAAGCCGTATCAGATGTGGAAAGGGAACTGATCTGGAAAGAGAATGATACAATGATTATATTACCCTGGAAGGTCCCAAAAGTTGAGTTTAGATGA
- a CDS encoding murein L,D-transpeptidase catalytic domain family protein, with amino-acid sequence MKRINILGFVLTVFLLSGCAVFRYQVPDEAIRTTPVPPLSAERKAEILALYHSLDQPVPVSPEVFVKAVHGYDHIPRDKELLTIIDFSRPSTEKRATVIDMEAGEILFNTWVSHGVNTGENMAEHFSNAEGSRKSSLGFYLTGETYHGKNGRSLRLDGLEKGFNDSARARYIVIHGADYVSPEFIEKEGRLGRSWGCPAFPPDVVKPIIRKIKRGSVVFIYGEDPNYLKNSLYFSKE; translated from the coding sequence ATGAAGCGAATCAACATTTTGGGATTTGTATTGACAGTTTTTTTATTGAGTGGTTGTGCTGTATTTCGCTACCAGGTACCGGATGAAGCTATTCGAACAACGCCTGTTCCACCGTTGAGCGCGGAGCGGAAGGCGGAGATTTTGGCTTTATATCATTCTTTGGACCAGCCTGTGCCGGTATCGCCTGAGGTATTTGTCAAAGCAGTTCATGGTTATGATCACATTCCCCGGGATAAAGAATTGCTGACGATTATTGATTTCTCCCGGCCGTCAACGGAAAAGCGTGCTACAGTGATTGACATGGAAGCAGGTGAGATCTTGTTCAACACCTGGGTTTCGCACGGTGTGAACACCGGTGAAAATATGGCTGAACACTTTTCAAATGCGGAAGGAAGCCGGAAAAGTTCTCTGGGATTTTACCTGACAGGGGAAACATACCACGGAAAAAATGGGCGATCTTTACGACTGGACGGACTGGAAAAAGGGTTCAATGACAGTGCCCGGGCCCGGTATATTGTGATCCACGGAGCCGATTATGTGAGTCCTGAGTTTATTGAGAAAGAAGGACGACTCGGCAGAAGCTGGGGATGCCCGGCATTTCCTCCGGATGTAGTAAAACCGATCATTCGGAAAATTAAACGGGGGAGTGTGGTCTTCATTTATGGAGAGGACCCCAATTATTTGAAAAACTCCCTGTATTTTTCGAAGGAATAA
- a CDS encoding HEAT repeat domain-containing protein, whose amino-acid sequence MKCRQCEDILLNYDYEEIPEKIKKEIESHLSRCIRCAEIWENQQILSKAVKALPEFPVDEDRIPILHANIMNGIHCDMFRESTQHNRFHIPSGTFRYVAVAAATLVLGIVLGNFIGGPGGTGSVDTPLALANYDELLKNQSLADIRIEQVDHITGELVISAARKDHLTLTGNINDPEIQKVLAYALVSDQNPGTRLRSVKLMEGVTSSDAVQQALISSVLNDENQGVRQRALRALAQYPINDDLRNTYLNVISNDPSPALRIEAIQILMQDKNPETRTAVLNASEEEKNETIQDIVKRYYQEPGQSLEK is encoded by the coding sequence ATGAAGTGCAGGCAATGTGAAGATATTCTTCTGAATTATGATTACGAAGAAATCCCTGAAAAAATAAAGAAAGAAATTGAATCCCATTTAAGCCGGTGCATCCGGTGTGCGGAAATCTGGGAGAACCAGCAGATCTTGTCAAAAGCAGTAAAAGCTCTTCCGGAATTCCCTGTTGATGAAGATCGCATCCCAATATTACATGCCAACATCATGAACGGTATCCATTGTGATATGTTCAGAGAATCAACCCAACACAACCGTTTCCATATTCCGTCCGGGACATTTCGATATGTAGCCGTGGCTGCCGCAACTCTGGTTTTGGGGATTGTCCTTGGAAATTTCATCGGGGGTCCCGGCGGCACCGGATCTGTCGATACACCTCTGGCTTTAGCCAATTATGACGAATTGTTGAAGAATCAGTCCCTTGCAGACATCCGCATTGAACAAGTTGATCATATCACCGGAGAACTTGTCATCAGCGCGGCCAGGAAGGACCATCTGACATTGACCGGAAACATCAATGATCCTGAAATACAAAAAGTTTTGGCATATGCACTGGTGAGTGATCAGAATCCCGGGACCCGATTGCGTTCCGTGAAACTGATGGAGGGGGTCACATCCAGTGACGCTGTTCAGCAGGCACTGATTTCGTCTGTTCTCAACGATGAAAACCAGGGCGTCCGCCAGAGGGCATTAAGGGCCCTGGCGCAGTATCCCATCAACGATGATTTACGAAATACATACTTAAATGTCATTTCCAACGATCCGAGTCCGGCCCTTCGCATCGAAGCGATCCAAATTCTGATGCAGGATAAAAATCCCGAAACACGAACGGCTGTACTCAATGCTTCGGAAGAGGAAAAGAACGAAACTATTCAGGACATTGTAAAACGCTATTATCAGGAACCCGGGCAATCCCTGGAGAAATAA
- a CDS encoding DUF4097 family beta strand repeat protein: protein MKKLHQFILLLFTATVLLAQNPAVVRSGDKYVFTWSEKAEVSDLPSQLTMNHLNGDVLIRGYHEESIRYIEKMLIDTDSRKDAEALWKEYHLKLEKDKNGYIVNKENKKKWSYGMRKIQVEYIVDVPTMTSIAVNTLGGDIYISDIQGAVELVSAGGDVRVENTRGRIFAKTYGGDTYVYELEGKIDIKSAGGDIEMRVLTGDISVETAGGDILMRDMNGNLDITTMGGDIELSGMTGLKTRLTTMGGDIEVEDCESEIYLETKGGEISLRDISGPSKGKTYGGNIEAKNLNGSTDLKTLGGDIDIFRVLGAVDAETDNGSIRIVKLYSSKFDDHHIYAISKNGSISLELPESADALFNLTTRGYDNKIKSEFELETTRSDRTRKTASGKSGKGTYPVEIFVENGSITINKLNQETR from the coding sequence ATGAAAAAATTACATCAATTCATCCTGTTGCTTTTCACGGCAACCGTTCTGTTGGCCCAGAATCCGGCAGTTGTTCGCAGCGGAGACAAATATGTGTTCACCTGGAGCGAAAAAGCCGAGGTGTCGGACCTTCCATCCCAGCTGACAATGAATCATCTAAACGGGGATGTTCTGATACGAGGATATCATGAAGAATCCATCCGTTACATTGAAAAAATGCTAATCGATACCGATTCGCGAAAAGATGCCGAGGCCTTGTGGAAAGAGTATCATCTGAAACTTGAAAAAGATAAAAACGGCTACATTGTCAATAAGGAAAACAAGAAAAAATGGTCATATGGGATGCGCAAAATTCAGGTTGAATATATCGTGGATGTCCCCACGATGACCAGTATTGCCGTAAACACCCTGGGTGGAGATATATACATTTCAGATATTCAGGGTGCCGTGGAATTGGTTTCGGCCGGGGGAGATGTGCGTGTGGAAAATACCCGGGGCCGGATTTTTGCAAAAACATACGGCGGTGACACCTATGTTTATGAACTGGAAGGGAAAATCGATATCAAATCAGCCGGCGGCGATATTGAAATGAGAGTTCTGACCGGTGATATTTCCGTTGAGACCGCGGGAGGCGACATCCTCATGCGTGATATGAACGGAAACCTGGATATCACGACCATGGGAGGTGATATTGAACTCTCCGGCATGACGGGACTTAAAACCCGTCTTACCACCATGGGGGGCGATATTGAAGTGGAAGATTGCGAATCGGAAATCTACCTGGAAACCAAAGGCGGTGAAATCAGCCTCCGGGATATTTCCGGACCCTCAAAAGGGAAAACTTACGGCGGTAATATCGAAGCCAAAAACTTGAACGGAAGTACTGATCTGAAAACCCTTGGTGGTGATATTGATATCTTCCGGGTCCTGGGAGCGGTTGATGCCGAAACAGATAACGGATCTATTCGAATTGTAAAATTGTATTCATCAAAATTTGATGACCACCACATTTACGCTATCTCTAAAAATGGATCCATATCCCTGGAACTGCCGGAATCTGCCGATGCCCTGTTCAATCTCACAACCCGGGGATACGATAATAAGATCAAATCAGAATTTGAATTGGAAACAACCCGTTCTGATCGCACCCGGAAAACGGCATCGGGAAAATCGGGAAAAGGGACATATCCCGTGGAAATCTTTGTGGAAAATGGAAGCATCACAATTAACAAACTCAATCAAGAAACGAGATGA
- a CDS encoding ROK family protein: MTQDLLIIGIDGGATKVSGWTVERKDDGTFELGDLNVQKKYSEYKYYDPEFKPVDIKIQLKEMEDGIHLTDREKRQGIAYMYATADVIIELVKANPGKKVLIGIGMPGLKTRDKRGISALANGPRMPEYASIVENRVMLNEISLASTIHHLGSDADYCGLGEEYSSQGQFRGVQNSYYLGGGTGVADALKLKGRLVPFDAIKPWMAKAWEMKADSGKSMERYCSAAGIQSIYSEYSGIPVSELNQKEIYAPQILERAIQGEKAAAKTMKEVSHYLAELLFERISTLYAGSQNQFEFVNPARAQLVSWHPYRGTLLDHIIIGQRLGDYLEASRGKNQMWEPVIRHLGELISENENLTKEFKEHYLKGNTFNENRIVLSKLREAPAMGAAVDAWLSREG, from the coding sequence ATGACACAGGATCTGCTGATTATAGGAATTGACGGAGGTGCCACAAAGGTCAGCGGCTGGACCGTTGAGCGGAAAGATGATGGCACATTTGAGTTGGGGGATCTGAATGTTCAGAAAAAATACAGTGAATACAAATATTATGATCCGGAATTCAAGCCGGTGGATATCAAAATTCAGCTTAAAGAGATGGAGGATGGTATTCATCTGACAGATAGGGAAAAACGCCAGGGAATAGCTTATATGTATGCCACGGCGGATGTGATTATCGAGTTGGTTAAAGCAAACCCCGGAAAGAAGGTCCTGATTGGTATTGGCATGCCCGGGTTGAAAACAAGGGATAAACGGGGTATCAGCGCGTTGGCAAACGGCCCCCGTATGCCCGAATATGCCTCCATTGTTGAGAACCGGGTCATGTTGAATGAAATATCCCTTGCATCCACTATCCATCATCTGGGATCGGACGCGGATTATTGCGGACTGGGAGAGGAGTATTCCTCTCAAGGGCAATTCAGGGGAGTTCAAAACAGTTATTACCTGGGTGGTGGAACCGGTGTGGCTGATGCTCTGAAACTAAAAGGCCGGCTGGTCCCCTTTGATGCCATTAAACCCTGGATGGCCAAAGCCTGGGAAATGAAAGCAGACAGCGGAAAATCCATGGAGCGTTATTGTTCTGCCGCCGGCATACAAAGCATCTACAGCGAGTATTCCGGTATACCTGTGTCAGAATTGAACCAAAAGGAGATCTATGCCCCACAGATCTTGGAAAGAGCCATACAAGGTGAAAAAGCGGCTGCAAAAACCATGAAAGAAGTAAGTCATTATCTGGCAGAACTTCTTTTTGAGCGGATTTCCACACTCTATGCCGGATCCCAAAATCAATTTGAGTTTGTAAATCCTGCCCGTGCTCAACTCGTTTCATGGCATCCGTACCGGGGGACACTTCTGGATCATATCATTATAGGCCAGCGGTTGGGGGATTATCTTGAAGCATCACGGGGAAAGAATCAGATGTGGGAGCCCGTAATCAGACATCTTGGCGAACTTATTTCAGAAAATGAAAACTTGACAAAGGAATTCAAAGAGCATTACCTTAAAGGGAATACATTTAACGAAAACCGCATTGTCCTTTCCAAACTCCGTGAAGCCCCGGCCATGGGAGCGGCGGTGGATGCATGGCTTTCAAGGGAAGGATAA
- a CDS encoding lamin tail domain-containing protein, producing MAGLSQTVRIQEMMIDPVFSENSGEYVEILNTGDQPVNLSGWRFGDEGDMDELVILDDSLLEAGAYGLILDPDYSGEYDEAIPDSTILFHIKDSRFGSYGLSNNTEKVYRLQNAEGIIVDSCLSFTGLPEGYSMERDDEGIWQVSKQEGGTPGYRNSVCRPAGPFLSVSFVEVLCDGYVVTAHISIRNRGNSSSDCWEFSLKDSITGQNIWFSRGNGIAPGDSTEELCLWESPLYGISHILWYCRYGLIENTGSLEIQVPIPADSLYITEFCPQPADGISCEYIEFYNGSKRPVNINGTSISDLTGTACLTNTDYVLPKLGLRVAAESPDLRQDMQSPPFFVWVPPEWRSLNNGGDAIVWKDAEGRVLDSLMYTSSWNLQSGFGLERRFLFRSSCRADNWVPGFSPGLMTVDSLPDRAWKGELFFIKRRADSLTFAVKVTHEGHLPGTPPPVFLIATDLAGLEEILHCFEMTTICESGDIIEDSVTVRYLSQGTGFWTLNGKNLTADTVSVYIPYSRSPVTFSEVMNCPPTNEPVEWIELYSHERPFILDKWQIHVNERAMELEGMITESYAVITHEKWQQDLLHSLPAENFPILSNNGFILRLFDPDSNLMDSVNLEHHSEFVTGVSLENPQIGHPYLNGKAWHRSRALQGHTAGMANSIALLPQEDSPFLSADPRVLKQGVCEPMLITVKGEKGLSYAEIHIFTLTGNPVSSYEINAFSSPLAQVFWDGTLKNGSPAPFGLYIIAAKVRYTDGTKKEGFESVLVNCP from the coding sequence GTGGCCGGTCTGTCACAGACTGTGAGGATTCAGGAAATGATGATTGATCCTGTTTTTTCGGAAAACAGCGGGGAATATGTGGAAATTTTGAATACCGGAGATCAGCCTGTGAATCTGAGCGGATGGCGATTTGGAGATGAGGGGGATATGGATGAACTGGTCATACTGGATGATTCTCTCTTGGAAGCCGGTGCTTACGGATTAATTCTGGACCCTGATTATTCCGGGGAATATGATGAGGCGATACCCGATTCAACGATTCTGTTTCATATTAAAGACAGTCGTTTTGGAAGTTACGGCCTGAGCAACAACACTGAAAAGGTATACCGGCTTCAAAATGCCGAAGGGATAATTGTAGATTCCTGTTTGTCTTTTACGGGATTGCCGGAAGGTTATTCCATGGAACGGGATGATGAGGGGATATGGCAGGTCAGTAAACAGGAAGGCGGAACACCGGGATACCGGAACAGCGTTTGCAGGCCTGCTGGTCCCTTCTTATCCGTTTCATTTGTTGAGGTTTTATGTGACGGATATGTTGTGACGGCCCATATATCCATCCGGAACCGTGGTAATTCATCGTCCGATTGCTGGGAGTTCTCCCTGAAAGATTCAATCACGGGGCAAAATATCTGGTTTTCCCGGGGTAACGGGATAGCGCCTGGGGATTCCACAGAAGAGTTATGCTTGTGGGAATCTCCCCTTTATGGAATTTCACACATTCTATGGTATTGTCGCTATGGGCTCATTGAAAATACGGGATCTTTGGAAATACAGGTTCCTATACCGGCAGATTCCCTTTATATCACCGAATTTTGCCCACAACCTGCAGATGGAATTTCCTGTGAATATATCGAGTTTTACAATGGCTCAAAACGGCCGGTGAATATCAACGGAACAAGCATTAGCGATCTTACGGGAACGGCTTGTTTGACGAATACAGATTACGTACTTCCCAAACTCGGGCTGAGGGTGGCTGCGGAAAGTCCTGATCTCCGGCAGGATATGCAGTCACCCCCTTTTTTTGTCTGGGTTCCTCCGGAGTGGCGTTCCCTGAACAATGGGGGTGATGCGATTGTATGGAAGGATGCTGAAGGGCGTGTGCTTGACAGCTTAATGTATACTTCTTCCTGGAACCTGCAAAGTGGTTTCGGCCTGGAGCGGCGTTTCCTTTTTCGTTCATCCTGCCGGGCCGATAACTGGGTTCCCGGATTTTCACCTGGTCTGATGACTGTGGATTCGTTGCCGGACCGGGCCTGGAAAGGGGAGCTGTTTTTCATAAAACGCCGGGCAGATAGCCTGACATTTGCCGTGAAAGTTACCCATGAGGGGCACCTGCCCGGTACTCCTCCTCCCGTTTTTCTGATTGCCACAGATCTGGCAGGCCTTGAAGAAATACTTCATTGTTTTGAGATGACGACTATTTGTGAATCCGGTGATATCATAGAAGATTCGGTCACTGTCCGATATCTTTCTCAGGGGACCGGGTTCTGGACCCTGAATGGTAAAAATTTAACTGCTGATACAGTATCTGTGTATATCCCCTATTCACGTTCTCCAGTAACTTTCAGTGAAGTAATGAATTGTCCCCCTACCAATGAACCGGTAGAGTGGATTGAACTATATTCTCATGAGAGACCTTTCATTCTCGATAAATGGCAAATACATGTGAATGAAAGGGCCATGGAACTGGAAGGGATGATTACAGAATCTTATGCCGTCATTACCCATGAAAAATGGCAACAGGACTTACTACATTCCCTGCCTGCTGAAAATTTTCCGATACTGTCAAACAACGGATTTATTCTTCGGCTTTTTGATCCCGATTCTAATCTCATGGATTCGGTGAATCTGGAACACCATTCGGAGTTTGTTACAGGAGTCAGTCTTGAAAATCCTCAAATCGGGCACCCTTATCTAAACGGAAAAGCCTGGCACCGGAGCCGGGCTCTGCAGGGGCATACGGCTGGTATGGCAAACAGTATTGCTTTGCTTCCACAGGAGGATTCTCCTTTTCTCTCTGCAGATCCCCGGGTGTTGAAACAGGGCGTATGTGAACCCATGTTGATTACGGTTAAGGGAGAGAAAGGACTTTCCTATGCAGAAATTCATATTTTCACCTTAACGGGTAACCCCGTGTCTTCCTACGAAATAAATGCCTTTTCTTCTCCACTGGCTCAGGTATTTTGGGATGGGACGCTTAAAAACGGGTCTCCTGCTCCGTTTGGACTCTATATCATAGCGGCAAAAGTCCGTTATACTGACGGGACGAAAAAAGAGGGTTTTGAATCGGTCCTTGTCAATTGTCCCTGA
- the elbB gene encoding isoprenoid biosynthesis glyoxalase ElbB has translation MATVGVILSGCGIFDGSEIHESVLTLLALDKAGASVQIFAPSGPQKHVVDHVRNKVVRGEERDILEESARIARGKIQDISRADLYMLDALIFPGGSGIVKNLSNFSEKGPQCTLLPKVERLIIDALEEKKVMGFMCLAPLLAAKAGVRAGHKPLVTLGNDPDMAKAVESMGAEHKNCTAGDIVIDTRNHIVTTPAYMLARSISEAETGISKLVRTVLSMI, from the coding sequence ATGGCAACAGTTGGTGTTATTTTATCCGGTTGCGGAATATTTGACGGATCAGAAATCCATGAATCGGTCTTAACGCTACTGGCTTTGGACAAAGCCGGAGCTTCTGTACAAATTTTTGCCCCTTCAGGACCTCAAAAACATGTGGTAGATCATGTCAGAAACAAAGTGGTCAGGGGTGAAGAAAGGGATATCCTGGAAGAGTCGGCACGAATCGCCAGGGGGAAAATTCAGGATATCAGCCGGGCCGATTTGTATATGCTGGATGCCCTTATTTTTCCCGGGGGTTCAGGTATTGTCAAAAATCTCAGCAATTTCTCCGAAAAAGGTCCTCAATGTACCCTGTTACCGAAAGTGGAGCGCCTGATTATAGATGCTCTGGAAGAGAAAAAAGTTATGGGTTTCATGTGCCTGGCCCCCCTTTTAGCTGCAAAGGCCGGCGTCAGAGCCGGACACAAACCTCTGGTGACGCTGGGCAATGACCCGGACATGGCAAAAGCCGTGGAATCCATGGGCGCTGAACACAAAAACTGCACAGCCGGTGATATTGTTATCGATACCCGGAATCACATTGTCACCACACCGGCATACATGCTGGCTCGTTCCATCTCCGAAGCGGAAACGGGCATCTCAAAACTGGTCCGGACCGTCTTGTCTATGATCTGA